Proteins co-encoded in one Capsicum annuum cultivar UCD-10X-F1 chromosome 9, UCD10Xv1.1, whole genome shotgun sequence genomic window:
- the LOC107857553 gene encoding 3-hydroxy-3-methylglutaryl-coenzyme A reductase 2, whose amino-acid sequence MDVRRRSEEAVYSSKVFAADEKPLKPHKQQQEEDNTLLIDASDALPLPLYFTNGLFFTMFFSVMYFLLSRWREKIRNSTPLHVVTLSELGAIVSLIASVIYLLGFFGIGFVQTFVARGNNDSWDEEDENDEQFILEEDSRRGPCAAATTLGCAVPTPPAKHIAPIVPQQPAVSIAEKPAPLVTPAASEEDEEIIKSVVQGKIPSYSLESKLGDCKRAASIRKEVLQRITGKSLEGLPLDGFNYESILGQCCEMTIGYVQIPVGIAGPLLLNGREYSVPMATTEGCLVASTNRGCKAIYASGGATSILLRDGMTRAPCVRFGTAKRAAELKFFVEDPINFETLANVFNQSSRFARLQRIQCAIAGKNLHMRFVCSTGDAMGMNMVSKGVQNVLDYLQNEYTDMDVIGISANFCSDKKPAAVNWIEGRGKSVVCEAIITEEVVKKILKTEVAALVELNMLKNLTGSALAGALGGFNAHASNIVSAVYIATGQDPAQNIESSHCITMMEAVNDGKDLHISVTMPSIEVGTVGGGTQLASQSACLNLLGVKGANREAPGSNARLLATIVAGSVLAGELSLMSAISAGHLVNSHMKYNRSTKDVTKASS is encoded by the exons ATGGACGTTCGCCGGAGATCTGAAGAGGCTGTTTACTCATCAAAGGTCTTTGCCGCCGATGAAAAACCTCTCAAGCCTCACAagcaacaacaagaagaagacaATACCCTTCTCATTGATGCCTCTGATGCCCTTCCGCTCCCTTTGTATTTTACTAATGGGTTGTTTTTCACCATGTTTTTCTCTGTTATGTATTTTCTTCTTTCTAGGTGGCGTGAGAAAATCAGGAATTCTACTCCTCTCCATGTTGTTACGCTTTCTGAATTGGGTGCTATTGTTTCGTTGATCGCTTCTGTTATTTATCTTCTTGGGTTCTTTGGGATTGGGTTTGTTCAGACATTTGTGGCTAGGGGGAATAATGATTCTTGGGATGAGGAGGATGAAAATGATGAGCAGTTTATCTTGGAGGAAGATAGTCGTCGTGGACCTTGCGCCGCTGCGACTACTCTTGGTTGTGCTGTCCCTACACCACCTGCTAAACATATTGCACCAATAGTACCACAGCAACCTGCTGTATCCATTGCAGAGAAACCTGCACCGTTGGTTACACCAGCAGCATCTGAGGAAGACGAAGAGATAATAAAATCTGTGGTGCAAGGGAAAATTCCATCGTACTCTTTGGAATCCAAACTCGGTGATTGTAAGAGAGCTGCATCGATCAGGAAGGAGGTGTTGCAGAGGATTACAGGGAAGTCTCTAGAAGGGCTACCATTGGATGGATTTAACTATGAATCCATTCTCGGGCAGTGCTGTGAGATGACAATTGGTTATGTGCAGATACCCGTGGGAATAGCAGGGCCATTGTTGCTTAATGGGAGAGAGTATTCAGTGCCGATGGCAACCACAGAAGGATGTTTAGTGGCTAGCACCAATAGAGGTTGCAAGGCTATCTATGCTTCTGGTGGCGCCACCAGCATTTTGCTCCGTGATGGAATGACCAGAGCACCCTGTGTCAGGTTCGGCACAGCCAAAAGGGCAGCAGAGTTGAAGTTCTTTGTTGAAGATCCTATCAACTTTGAGACACTTGCTAATGTTTTCAACCA ATCAAGCAGATTTGCCAGATTACAAAGGATTCAGTGTGCAATTGCGGGAAAGAATCTGCACATGAGATTTGTATGTAGCACCGGTGATGCAATGGGAATGAATATGGTGTCCAAAGGTGTACAAAATGTTCTTGATTACCTTCAGAATGAATACACTGACATGGATGTCATCGGCATATCTG CGAACTTTTGCTCGGATAAGAAGCCAGCAGCAGTTAATTGGATTGAGGGGAGAGGAAAGTCTGTAGTTTGTGAGGCAATTATCACggaagaggtggtgaagaaaatTCTGAAAACTGAGGTTGCTGCTCTTGTGGAGCTGAACATGCTTAAAAATCTTACTGGCTCTGCATTGGCTGGTGCCCTTGGTGGTTTCAATGCCCATGCCAGCAATATTGTCTCAGCTGTGTATATAGCCACTGGTCAGGACCCAGCACAAAACATAGAGAGTTCACACTGCATCACTATGATGGAGGCTGTAAATGATGGCAAGGACCTCCATATTTCTGTTACAATGCCTTCCATTGAG GTTGGTACTGTTGGTGGTGGAACTCAGCTTGCATCTCAGTCAGCTTGCTTAAACTTATTGGGAGTGAAAGGTGCCAACAGAGAGGCACCAGGGTCAAATGCAAGGCTTTTGGCCACAATAGTAGCTGGTTCTGTTCTTGCCGGGGAGCTATCCCTCATGTCAGCTATCTCAGCTGGGCATCTGGTTAATAGCCACATGAAATACAATAGATCTACCAAAGATGTCACCAAGGCATCCTCCTAA